One part of the Solanum dulcamara chromosome 3, daSolDulc1.2, whole genome shotgun sequence genome encodes these proteins:
- the LOC129882989 gene encoding cyclin-T1-3-like isoform X1: protein MALAQTYYSQAGPFRGDSRSFYGRNQTSGMAHSSSYNHSKTVDSHLFNSNSSHDVGRNFSEYSYSYDNVIKPEAEPSLKRRKCSTSGWESSGRYSQAPNACKDVPSKRQSTFYNVPLRNSRAYDDAYSTCNNNSTITTTTSRSRSDASAPTCSKRDRSWLEDTETDNIFMSKEEIEKCSPSRKDGIDAMHEAHLRYSYCAFLQNLGIRLDLPQTTIGTAMVLCHRFFVRRSHACHDRFLIATAALFLAAKSEETARPLNNVLKASCEIFHKQDLAVLSYFLPVDWFEQYRERITEAEQMLLTTLNFELNVQHPYESLTSTLEKLGLSETVLVNLALHLVSEGLRSSLWLQFKPYQIAAGAAYLASKFLNMDFASHHSVWKEFQTPPNVLRDVAQQLMELF from the exons ATGGCTCTCGCCCAGACTTACTATTCACAAGCTGGCCCTTTTCGTGGAGACTCTAGATCTTTTTATGGTAGAAACCAGACTAGTGGAATGGCCCATTCTTCTTCTTACAACCATTCTAAAACTGTTGATAGCCATCTTTTCAACTCTAATAGTTCCCATGATGTGGGTAGAAATTTTAGCGAGTATAGCTACAGTTATGATAATGTCATAAAGCCTGAGGCTGAACCTTCTTTGAAGAGGAGGAAGTGCTCCACTTCTGGTTGGGAAAGCAGTGGCAGGTACTCTCAAGCACCCAATGCATGTAAAGACGTTCCTTCAAAGCGGCAAAGCACATTCTATAATGTTCCTTTAAGGAATTCCAGAGCGTATGATGATGCCTATTCAACCTGTAACAATAATTCGACCATTACTACCACTACTTCTAGATCTCGTTCTGATGCAAGCGCACCCACATGCTCTAAGCGCGACCGCTCATGGCTTGAAGATACTGAAACTGATAATATCTTTATGTCTAAAGAGGAAATTGAGAAATGCTCCCCATCCAGGAAAGATGGTATTGATGCAATGCATGAAGCACATTTGCGATACTCGTATTGTGCTTTCCTTCAGAACCTTGGAATTCGCTTGGACCT GCCACAGACCACTATAGGAACTGCCATGGTTCTGTGTCACCGCTTCTTTGTGAGGCGATCACATGCATGTCATGACAGATTT TTGATTGCTACTGCTGCTCTCTTTCTTGCGGCGAAGTCAGAAGAGACTGCACGGCCTCTCAACAATGTTCTGAAGGCCTCATGCGAAATTTTCCACAAGCAGGATCTCGCAGTTCTATCATATTTTCTACCTGTG GACTGGTTTGAGCAGTACCGTGAACGCATTACTGAGGCTGAACAGATGTTATTGACcactttaaattttgaactgaATGTGCAACATCCATATGAATCTCTTACATCCACCCTTGAAAAATTAGGGCTATCTGAAACAGTGTTGGTGAATCTGGCCCTGCATCTTGTCAGTGAAGG GCTTCGAAGTTCACTCTGGCTTCAGTTCAAGCCTTACCAGATTGCTGCTGGGGCTGCATATCTTGCGTCAAAATTTCTGAACATGGATTTTGCTTCGCATCATTCTGTCTGGAAAGAGTTTCAAACACCGCCAAATGTACTTAGAG ATGTTGCACAACAGTTGATGGAGCTCTTTTAG
- the LOC129882989 gene encoding cyclin-T1-3-like isoform X2 encodes MALAQTYYSQAGPFRGDSRSFYGRNQTSGMAHSSSYNHSKTVDSHLFNSNSSHDVGRNFSEYSYSYDNVIKPEAEPSLKRRKCSTSGWESSGRYSQAPNACKDVPSKRQSTFYNVPLRNSRAYDDAYSTCNNNSTITTTTSRSRSDASAPTCSKRDRSWLEDTETDNIFMSKEEIEKCSPSRKDGIDAMHEAHLRYSYCAFLQNLGIRLDLPQTTIGTAMVLCHRFFVRRSHACHDRFLIATAALFLAAKSEETARPLNNVLKASCEIFHKQDLAVLSYFLPVDWFEQYRERITEAEQMLLTTLNFELNVQHPYESLTSTLEKLGLSETVLVNLALHLVSEGVYRRISLLTCMIFAGG; translated from the exons ATGGCTCTCGCCCAGACTTACTATTCACAAGCTGGCCCTTTTCGTGGAGACTCTAGATCTTTTTATGGTAGAAACCAGACTAGTGGAATGGCCCATTCTTCTTCTTACAACCATTCTAAAACTGTTGATAGCCATCTTTTCAACTCTAATAGTTCCCATGATGTGGGTAGAAATTTTAGCGAGTATAGCTACAGTTATGATAATGTCATAAAGCCTGAGGCTGAACCTTCTTTGAAGAGGAGGAAGTGCTCCACTTCTGGTTGGGAAAGCAGTGGCAGGTACTCTCAAGCACCCAATGCATGTAAAGACGTTCCTTCAAAGCGGCAAAGCACATTCTATAATGTTCCTTTAAGGAATTCCAGAGCGTATGATGATGCCTATTCAACCTGTAACAATAATTCGACCATTACTACCACTACTTCTAGATCTCGTTCTGATGCAAGCGCACCCACATGCTCTAAGCGCGACCGCTCATGGCTTGAAGATACTGAAACTGATAATATCTTTATGTCTAAAGAGGAAATTGAGAAATGCTCCCCATCCAGGAAAGATGGTATTGATGCAATGCATGAAGCACATTTGCGATACTCGTATTGTGCTTTCCTTCAGAACCTTGGAATTCGCTTGGACCT GCCACAGACCACTATAGGAACTGCCATGGTTCTGTGTCACCGCTTCTTTGTGAGGCGATCACATGCATGTCATGACAGATTT TTGATTGCTACTGCTGCTCTCTTTCTTGCGGCGAAGTCAGAAGAGACTGCACGGCCTCTCAACAATGTTCTGAAGGCCTCATGCGAAATTTTCCACAAGCAGGATCTCGCAGTTCTATCATATTTTCTACCTGTG GACTGGTTTGAGCAGTACCGTGAACGCATTACTGAGGCTGAACAGATGTTATTGACcactttaaattttgaactgaATGTGCAACATCCATATGAATCTCTTACATCCACCCTTGAAAAATTAGGGCTATCTGAAACAGTGTTGGTGAATCTGGCCCTGCATCTTGTCAGTGAAGG GGTCTATAGAAGGATTAGCTTGCTCACCTGTATGATATTTGCTGGCGGTTGA